A part of Desulfobacterales bacterium genomic DNA contains:
- a CDS encoding STAS domain-containing protein: MQPANEILLQQLGDITLLDVRGDVTILSESFLYDAYADANKRDAGKILFKFEEAAYINSGGISLLIQLLAQTSQNKQQIGIIGLSDHFEKIFNMVGITKFAKIYHTREEALDGMA; encoded by the coding sequence ATGCAACCAGCAAACGAAATACTGTTGCAACAACTCGGCGATATCACGCTTCTTGACGTCCGTGGTGATGTCACTATCCTTTCTGAATCTTTTCTGTATGATGCTTATGCAGACGCAAACAAGCGCGATGCCGGTAAGATCTTATTCAAATTTGAAGAAGCGGCTTATATCAACAGCGGTGGAATATCTTTGCTCATACAGCTGTTGGCCCAAACCAGTCAAAACAAACAGCAAATCGGGATTATAGGTCTTTCAGACCACTTCGAAAAAATCTTTAATATGGTGGGCATCACCAAATTTGCTAAAATCTATCATACCCGCGAAGAAGCATTGGACGGTATGGCCTAA